In one Mustela lutreola isolate mMusLut2 chromosome 8, mMusLut2.pri, whole genome shotgun sequence genomic region, the following are encoded:
- the ATP5MC2 gene encoding ATP synthase F(0) complex subunit C2, mitochondrial isoform X1, with protein sequence MYACAKFVSTPFLVSACLSGTVRSTSQLLSRSLSAVVLKPPETLTDEAPYKGLSILAAPRPLTSLIPSRSFQTSAISRDIDTAAKFIGAGAATVGVAGSGAGIGTVFGSLIIGYARNPSLKQQLFSYAILGFALSEAMGLFCLMVAFLILFAM encoded by the exons ATGTACGCCTGTGCAAAGTTCGTCTCCACCCCGTTCTTGGTGAGTGCCTGCCTTTCTGGAACA GTCAGGAGCACCTCTCAGCTGTTGAGCCGATCACTGTCTGCAGTGGTGCTAAAACCACCCGAGACACTGACAGATGAGGCACCTTATAAG GGCCTCAGCATCTTGGCAGCCCCACGTCCCCTGACCTCACTTATTCCCAGCCGAAGCTTCCAAACCAGCGCCATTTCAAGGGACATCGATACAGCAGCCAAGTTCattggggctggggctgccacGGTAGGGGTGGCTGGTTCTGGGGCTGGAATTGGGACTGTGTTTGGGAGCCTCATCATTGGTTATGCCAG gaatcCCTCTCTGAAGCAACAGCTCTTCTCCTACGCCATTCTGGGCTTTGCCCTCTCGGAGGCCATGGGGCTCTTTTGCCTGATGGTGGCCTTTCTCATCCTCTTCGCCATGTGA
- the ATP5MC2 gene encoding ATP synthase F(0) complex subunit C2, mitochondrial isoform X2: MYACAKFVSTPFLVRSTSQLLSRSLSAVVLKPPETLTDEAPYKGLSILAAPRPLTSLIPSRSFQTSAISRDIDTAAKFIGAGAATVGVAGSGAGIGTVFGSLIIGYARNPSLKQQLFSYAILGFALSEAMGLFCLMVAFLILFAM, encoded by the exons ATGTACGCCTGTGCAAAGTTCGTCTCCACCCCGTTCTTG GTCAGGAGCACCTCTCAGCTGTTGAGCCGATCACTGTCTGCAGTGGTGCTAAAACCACCCGAGACACTGACAGATGAGGCACCTTATAAG GGCCTCAGCATCTTGGCAGCCCCACGTCCCCTGACCTCACTTATTCCCAGCCGAAGCTTCCAAACCAGCGCCATTTCAAGGGACATCGATACAGCAGCCAAGTTCattggggctggggctgccacGGTAGGGGTGGCTGGTTCTGGGGCTGGAATTGGGACTGTGTTTGGGAGCCTCATCATTGGTTATGCCAG gaatcCCTCTCTGAAGCAACAGCTCTTCTCCTACGCCATTCTGGGCTTTGCCCTCTCGGAGGCCATGGGGCTCTTTTGCCTGATGGTGGCCTTTCTCATCCTCTTCGCCATGTGA